A DNA window from uncultured Methanoregula sp. contains the following coding sequences:
- a CDS encoding ATP-binding cassette domain-containing protein produces the protein MEEDVMACPAGESGGRSRRPDPDGARRESSAITTITVLPGKARDGSREAFEEITIRAGDMISIVGPTGSGKTALINDIEIFACGDTVTGRTVLVNGEVPPDEMVRDPAKKPIALITQNTKCLADLTVGEFLDMHVKARRIIDASRIEGTIRLANEFTGEKIAGTMRMTALSGGQTRSLLIADAIFISSAPIILLDEVESGGIFKENVIASLKSNNKAVLFVTHDPLLALLSDRRIVMRNGAVETILEPGGREKKILSEISSMDGYLSRMRERIRAGELLDGEVLQS, from the coding sequence ATGGAAGAAGATGTGATGGCATGTCCTGCGGGGGAGTCCGGGGGCCGGTCCCGAAGGCCTGATCCTGATGGCGCACGAAGGGAGTCGTCTGCCATCACGACAATAACCGTCCTGCCCGGGAAGGCCCGGGACGGGAGCAGGGAAGCGTTTGAGGAGATAACGATCCGGGCCGGGGACATGATCTCGATCGTTGGTCCCACCGGGTCCGGGAAGACCGCGCTCATCAACGATATCGAGATCTTTGCCTGCGGGGACACGGTGACCGGGCGGACCGTTCTTGTCAACGGTGAAGTGCCCCCCGACGAGATGGTCCGGGACCCGGCAAAGAAACCTATTGCCCTCATCACCCAGAACACCAAGTGCCTTGCGGATCTCACGGTCGGCGAGTTCCTGGATATGCACGTGAAAGCCCGGAGGATCATAGACGCGTCCCGGATCGAGGGCACCATCCGGCTCGCGAACGAGTTTACCGGTGAGAAGATCGCAGGGACTATGCGCATGACCGCACTCTCGGGGGGGCAGACCCGCTCGCTCCTGATAGCAGATGCCATCTTCATCAGCAGTGCGCCCATCATCCTCCTTGACGAGGTGGAGAGCGGGGGCATCTTCAAGGAGAACGTGATAGCCTCCCTCAAAAGCAACAACAAGGCAGTCCTCTTTGTCACGCACGATCCGCTCCTCGCTCTCCTCTCGGACCGGCGGATCGTGATGCGGAACGGGGCCGTGGAGACGATCCTTGAGCCGGGCGGCCGGGAGAAGAAGATCCTCTCGGAGATCTCTTCCATGGACGGGTACCTGTCCCGCATGCGGGAGAGGATCCGGGCAGGGGAACTTCTGGACGGGGAGGTGCTCCAATCATGA
- a CDS encoding GTP-binding protein has product MKLLIFAGPPSAGKTAVIRQIIRQLQGEYAIAFLKIDVVRAFEDEELSKEFGIPAKKVYSGDVCPDHTGILVLRDAITWADDLGAGILIVESAGLCLRCTPYTTQSLGIVVLSAVGGTNSPLKMAPMIALADIAVVTKVDLISQAEKEVFRERVREVAPRVDIIETNAVQGTGLRFLMKAIRAMPGILDPGTIVLRGMPPLAVCTICAGKKEIGWQNHFGILKALDGADDLYRGE; this is encoded by the coding sequence ATGAAACTGCTCATCTTTGCCGGCCCCCCGAGCGCCGGGAAGACCGCGGTCATCCGGCAGATCATCCGGCAGCTCCAGGGCGAGTACGCAATCGCCTTTCTCAAGATCGATGTCGTGCGGGCTTTCGAAGACGAGGAACTCTCAAAAGAGTTCGGGATCCCGGCAAAGAAGGTCTACTCGGGCGATGTCTGCCCGGACCATACCGGGATCCTCGTGCTCCGGGATGCCATCACCTGGGCCGACGATCTCGGTGCCGGCATCCTGATCGTGGAGAGCGCCGGACTCTGCCTCCGGTGCACGCCCTATACTACGCAGTCGCTCGGGATTGTCGTGCTCTCGGCAGTGGGGGGGACGAACAGCCCCCTGAAGATGGCGCCGATGATAGCGCTTGCCGATATTGCAGTCGTGACCAAGGTCGACCTGATCTCCCAGGCGGAAAAGGAGGTGTTCCGGGAGCGGGTGCGGGAAGTTGCGCCCCGGGTGGATATCATCGAGACCAACGCGGTGCAGGGAACCGGCCTCCGCTTCCTGATGAAAGCGATCCGGGCCATGCCCGGGATTCTCGACCCGGGCACGATCGTGCTCCGGGGCATGCCGCCCCTTGCGGTCTGCACCATCTGTGCCGGGAAGAAGGAGATCGGGTGGCAGAATCATTTCGGGATCCTGAAGGCACTCGACGGTGCCGACGACCTGTACCGGGGAGAGTGA
- a CDS encoding molybdopterin-binding protein, translating into MHGQMVKTMKISARNQIAGTVKSIKKGPVSTEVVITIAGGNEIVSSITTHSAEHLKLHEGSKVYAIMKASEVMVGID; encoded by the coding sequence ATGCATGGACAGATGGTGAAGACCATGAAGATCAGTGCGCGAAACCAGATTGCGGGCACCGTGAAGTCTATCAAGAAGGGCCCGGTCAGTACCGAAGTCGTGATCACCATTGCCGGCGGCAATGAGATCGTCTCATCGATCACCACCCATTCGGCAGAACACCTGAAACTGCACGAGGGATCGAAAGTCTATGCCATCATGAAGGCTTCCGAAGTGATGGTCGGGATCGATTAA
- a CDS encoding (Fe-S)-binding protein gives MVWEPPGRNCAACGCPSCGEFIALARQGKKELAGCPYYPRRENPIRAPSDPAPSGRDLLGFDYDFIVRPFQGEPSARRHIHPFRADLVDRWGIVPGDILRGRPIEPACPIQHVLRVISADPVTGILSCHTVGPAAARSAAAVYDIRAYHEIGFEGIAETVRHEPVVGFRMRFLPKNCMRQMVHSGVVHMVLNKSSGTHVLIEDIQMHGKREKLKDITIRPGDSVSIEDVSGVRKTVLIEGIRAHASDGTVLERSREDGGQGGRGCGNGSGRRHRHGPDGHRHEDDD, from the coding sequence ATGGTGTGGGAGCCCCCCGGCCGGAACTGTGCAGCCTGCGGGTGTCCTTCGTGTGGGGAGTTCATAGCGCTTGCCCGGCAGGGAAAGAAAGAGCTTGCCGGCTGCCCGTACTATCCCCGGCGCGAGAACCCGATCCGGGCCCCTTCTGATCCGGCCCCCTCCGGCCGGGATCTGCTCGGGTTCGATTACGATTTTATCGTGCGGCCGTTTCAGGGCGAGCCGTCCGCCCGGCGCCACATCCATCCCTTCCGTGCCGACCTCGTGGACCGGTGGGGCATCGTACCGGGCGACATCCTCCGGGGCCGGCCCATCGAACCCGCGTGTCCCATCCAGCACGTGCTCCGGGTCATCTCTGCTGACCCCGTGACCGGCATCCTCTCCTGCCACACGGTCGGGCCGGCGGCTGCCCGGTCGGCTGCGGCGGTCTACGATATCCGGGCCTACCACGAGATCGGTTTCGAGGGCATTGCGGAGACAGTCCGGCACGAGCCGGTTGTCGGGTTCCGGATGCGTTTTTTGCCGAAAAACTGCATGCGCCAGATGGTCCACTCGGGAGTTGTCCATATGGTTCTGAACAAATCGTCCGGCACGCACGTGCTCATCGAGGACATCCAGATGCACGGGAAACGGGAGAAACTCAAGGACATCACCATCCGGCCCGGCGATTCGGTCTCCATCGAGGATGTATCGGGGGTCCGGAAGACGGTCCTCATCGAAGGCATCCGGGCCCATGCTTCGGACGGGACCGTGCTCGAACGATCCCGGGAAGATGGCGGACAGGGCGGGCGGGGATGCGGCAACGGATCCGGCCGGCGCCACCGGCACGGTCCCGACGGGCATCGGCATGAAGACGATGACTGA
- a CDS encoding PKD domain-containing protein codes for MNNQKSGSRIRTAWIPLAIVFFLLVSSIPPAAADDSSTALGVFPGKYDISNMAFANQPTGYYYFKFTQGGTGGLNALHIASTATTAPPNYGDVSTTKSQSGTFYVTETGGRGYQDKAILLVAVNGNIPENFAIHIKSSGYSWTPSGELGKQPDLANITYLPGAIDTTFTKSQFVYGSQTWKPAGSNPPADYPLYYGQDTSDTTNKFKLMFVDLKAGPLGPNGAIDLSKLNDNGAVKVEYTIENLDTVATFNVYAWNLNTNQGKGISWTNMLVGSSGCSGYTVLGPLYANRASEFPTAPGSAPVYNAPSPDFKANVTSGAAPLLVQFTDTTYPQQLRTWSWDFGDGNTSTEQNPVHTYLSSGTYTVALTGTSGQGISGTKTQAGYITVGSGSGSKSSYLDDSSGIVPGISTGEAGNTTSGISAVTPRVRFSANTTTGVPPLVVRFLDTSTVQNASSWSWDFDGDAVPDSTEKNPEFVFRQVGNYTVNLAVTTDAGTVYNLTRPDYIRVTVVPASEGSGWVSSDQYDAGQASGGSGQPQAGPVMTKATAAPAKSSGGNPLGTKVAETLLDTVIVVGVVGAGVILWKKM; via the coding sequence ATGAACAACCAGAAATCAGGATCTCGAATCAGGACCGCGTGGATACCTCTTGCCATTGTTTTTTTTCTCCTGGTATCCAGTATCCCTCCTGCAGCAGCAGATGACAGCTCCACTGCACTCGGGGTCTTCCCGGGAAAATACGATATTAGCAACATGGCTTTTGCAAACCAGCCGACCGGGTATTATTACTTCAAGTTCACCCAGGGAGGCACCGGCGGGCTCAATGCTCTCCACATTGCATCGACTGCAACAACCGCGCCCCCGAATTATGGCGATGTTTCCACTACCAAATCCCAGTCCGGCACGTTCTATGTCACGGAGACCGGAGGTAGAGGCTACCAGGACAAGGCCATTCTCCTGGTTGCCGTGAACGGCAATATTCCTGAAAATTTTGCAATCCATATAAAATCCAGCGGGTATTCCTGGACTCCGTCAGGCGAACTGGGCAAACAACCCGATCTTGCAAACATAACCTACCTTCCCGGGGCCATTGATACTACTTTTACCAAGTCCCAGTTCGTCTATGGATCGCAGACCTGGAAACCTGCCGGGAGCAATCCCCCTGCCGATTACCCGCTCTATTACGGGCAGGATACGAGCGACACCACCAACAAGTTCAAGCTTATGTTCGTGGATCTCAAGGCAGGTCCGCTCGGACCAAATGGGGCGATCGACCTGTCCAAGCTCAACGACAATGGGGCGGTGAAAGTCGAGTACACGATCGAGAACCTGGATACGGTAGCGACTTTCAACGTGTATGCCTGGAACCTGAATACCAACCAGGGAAAAGGTATTTCCTGGACGAACATGCTTGTCGGGTCCTCCGGGTGCAGCGGGTATACTGTTCTCGGGCCGCTGTATGCAAACCGGGCCTCCGAATTCCCGACAGCTCCCGGCAGTGCACCGGTATATAATGCACCTTCGCCCGATTTCAAGGCAAATGTGACCTCGGGTGCAGCGCCCCTCCTCGTCCAGTTCACCGATACCACCTATCCCCAGCAGCTTCGGACCTGGTCCTGGGACTTCGGCGACGGGAACACGTCCACCGAGCAGAACCCGGTACATACCTACCTGTCTTCGGGAACGTATACCGTTGCCCTGACCGGGACAAGCGGCCAGGGGATCAGCGGCACGAAGACCCAGGCCGGTTACATAACCGTCGGGTCCGGGTCGGGATCGAAAAGTTCGTATCTCGATGACAGCAGCGGGATTGTCCCGGGCATCAGCACCGGTGAGGCCGGTAACACCACCTCCGGCATCAGCGCGGTAACCCCCAGGGTCCGGTTCTCGGCAAATACTACCACCGGCGTTCCCCCCCTTGTTGTCCGGTTCCTGGACACCTCGACCGTCCAGAATGCTTCCTCCTGGTCCTGGGACTTTGACGGGGACGCTGTTCCGGACAGTACCGAGAAGAACCCCGAGTTCGTCTTCCGGCAGGTCGGGAATTATACCGTGAACCTGGCCGTGACCACGGATGCAGGAACGGTATACAATCTTACGCGCCCCGACTACATCCGGGTAACGGTGGTTCCCGCATCCGAAGGCAGCGGGTGGGTCTCCTCCGACCAGTACGATGCCGGGCAGGCGTCCGGCGGATCCGGCCAGCCGCAGGCCGGCCCGGTTATGACAAAAGCGACAGCAGCGCCTGCGAAGAGTTCAGGTGGGAATCCTCTCGGGACGAAAGTGGCCGAGACCCTCCTCGACACGGTGATCGTTGTCGGAGTTGTCGGGGCCGGAGTGATCTTATGGAAGAAGATGTGA
- a CDS encoding nitroreductase, which translates to MRTTTMRTTRLWWMAAVALLLFVAIAVIPVAADTPWSGYKDINIKNANGIRFDKNSNEMYYYKLGGGGLNALHITHDPINVPSGAFNKTTSTSGTFWLSDTGGRGFDDDAILFIAVNGTPDSNFKVHITSSGYNWTPTGALNQLPAIGNIAYNASAVSNAEFSMADFTQNDDSDNIDTYWRPSTSATFPVFNGQNMADTAVNNFKFIPVDLKVGIIGTNANSTYNGSLIDHGAVKVDYTIAGIPTNAVVAFNAYAWCNQSNQGQGISWTNSVNTSAQGPGSSYSGWLVDPV; encoded by the coding sequence ATGAGAACAACAACCATGAGAACAACCAGATTATGGTGGATGGCTGCAGTTGCCCTCCTCCTCTTTGTCGCCATTGCGGTGATACCGGTGGCGGCAGATACTCCGTGGTCGGGTTATAAGGACATTAACATCAAAAATGCAAATGGCATCAGGTTCGATAAAAATTCCAATGAGATGTATTACTACAAACTCGGCGGCGGCGGCCTCAATGCCCTGCACATCACGCACGATCCAATAAATGTCCCGAGCGGGGCTTTCAACAAGACTACATCAACAAGCGGGACATTCTGGCTGTCGGACACCGGGGGACGGGGTTTTGACGACGATGCAATCCTCTTCATTGCGGTAAACGGGACCCCGGACTCCAATTTCAAAGTCCACATAACGTCGAGCGGCTACAACTGGACACCCACAGGCGCCCTTAACCAGCTGCCGGCTATCGGGAATATCGCGTACAATGCATCAGCGGTGAGCAACGCGGAATTCAGTATGGCGGATTTCACGCAAAATGACGATTCAGATAACATTGATACCTACTGGAGACCTTCGACCTCAGCTACATTCCCGGTCTTCAACGGCCAGAACATGGCCGATACTGCGGTGAACAATTTCAAGTTTATCCCGGTTGATCTCAAGGTCGGCATCATCGGGACGAATGCGAACAGCACGTACAATGGTTCGTTGATCGATCACGGTGCTGTCAAGGTCGATTATACCATAGCGGGCATCCCGACCAACGCTGTCGTAGCGTTCAACGCATATGCATGGTGCAACCAGTCCAACCAGGGACAGGGTATATCATGGACAAACAGTGTGAACACATCTGCGCAGGGTCCGGGCAGCAGTTACAGCGGATGGTTAGTCGATCCCGTCTAA